A region of the Zhihengliuella halotolerans genome:
CCCGCCACGTCGCCCTGACCGCGCAGGGCGCGGCCCTCGTCGAGCCCGCGCGCGAACTCGTCCGGCTCTCGGAATCGATGGCCGCCGTCGTGCGCGAGAGCCTCGACGGGACCACAGGCCGGGTCACGCTCGGGTTCGCGGGCGGTTCCGTGAACGACCTGGTCGGCGACCTCGCCCGCGACGTGCGCGCCCGGAGGCCGGGGATCGACCTCGAACTGCACAGCGCCCAGTTCTCCCACGTCGGGCTCGAACGGGTGCTGGCCGGCGAGCTCGACGTCGTGCTGGGCCGCTGGGACCACCTGCCACCGGCGATCGACTCTCGGCTCGTCGCGACGGAGCGGCTGCTCGTCGCCCTGCCGGAGGGCCACCGGCTCGCCGCCGAGCCGGCCGTCCGGGCCGAGGACCTCGCCGACGAATCGTGGGTCGTCCTACCCGGCGGGGCTCGCGGGACCCTGACCAACCGGATGCACACGCTCGCGCTCAACTCCGGGTTCGCGCCGAAGAACCTGCAGACCGCACCCGACTCGTGGACCATCATGGTCCTCGTCGGCGCCCGGATGGGTGTCTCGCTCACGCTCTCGAGCGTCCGCGAGCACACGCCGGCGCCCGGCGTCGTGTTCCGCCCCCTCGCACCGGAGCCGGATCCGGTCGAGGTGCGGATGATCTGGCGGCGCGGAGACCGTAGCGCCGCGCTGGCCGCCGTCGTGGACATCTCACGAACGACGCTGCCGGACCCTGCCCCATCAGGAGGAACACCATGAAAATCGCCCTCGCCCAGATCCTCAGCTCGTCCAGCCCGACCGAGAACCTCGAGATCGTCGCCGAACGCGCCCGCGAGGCCCAAGCCGCCGGCGCAGAGCTCGTGATCTTCCCCGAAGCTGTGATGACGGCCTTCGACAACAACCTGAACGCGGTCGCCGAACCCCTCGACGGCCCCTGGGCCGA
Encoded here:
- a CDS encoding LysR family transcriptional regulator, giving the protein MEVHQARAFLAVAEHLHFGHAAAALHMAQPPLSRLIRRLETDLGAELFERSTRHVALTAQGAALVEPARELVRLSESMAAVVRESLDGTTGRVTLGFAGGSVNDLVGDLARDVRARRPGIDLELHSAQFSHVGLERVLAGELDVVLGRWDHLPPAIDSRLVATERLLVALPEGHRLAAEPAVRAEDLADESWVVLPGGARGTLTNRMHTLALNSGFAPKNLQTAPDSWTIMVLVGARMGVSLTLSSVREHTPAPGVVFRPLAPEPDPVEVRMIWRRGDRSAALAAVVDISRTTLPDPAPSGGTP